The Beijerinckiaceae bacterium RH AL1 genome has a segment encoding these proteins:
- a CDS encoding Methyltransferase (ID:RHAL1_02573;~source:Prodigal:2.6) — protein sequence MISVVPVLKQLAPATLRHAIYDRLLDREIPSYPDRVHMRDVILPILAAHPGTNILNVGCRRYSVDINSRLKAAGKSVSTIDIDPDAARWGAETHVVGDATCLDAHFPPSTFDVVIFNGVFGFGIDSGDEIDRAFVGLAHVLKPGGILILGWNVDRVADPIPFMRSDVFRPHAGFASATFDDSTHTYRAFERS from the coding sequence GTGATCTCGGTCGTGCCGGTATTGAAGCAGCTGGCGCCCGCCACACTTCGGCACGCGATCTACGATCGGCTGCTGGACCGGGAGATCCCGTCCTATCCGGACAGGGTCCACATGCGCGACGTCATCCTGCCGATCCTCGCCGCGCACCCCGGCACGAACATCCTCAACGTCGGGTGCCGTCGCTATTCCGTGGACATCAACTCGCGGCTGAAGGCGGCGGGCAAGTCGGTCTCGACGATCGACATCGATCCGGACGCGGCGCGCTGGGGCGCCGAAACGCATGTCGTCGGGGACGCGACGTGTCTCGACGCCCATTTCCCGCCGAGCACGTTCGACGTCGTGATCTTCAACGGCGTCTTCGGATTCGGAATCGATAGCGGCGACGAGATCGATCGAGCCTTTGTCGGGCTGGCCCACGTCCTGAAACCGGGTGGCATATTGATCCTCGGCTGGAACGTCGATCGCGTCGCCGATCCGATCCCCTTCATGAGATCCGACGTCTTCCGACCTCATGCGGGTTTCGCATCGGCGACGTTCGACGATTCGACCCACACGTATCGCGCTTTTGAGCGGTCCTGA
- the glnT gene encoding Glutamine synthetase (ID:RHAL1_02575;~source:Prodigal:2.6) has product MTDLEAAAKERGIKYFLISYTDLFGVQRAKLVPASAIKAMVEDGAGFAGFATWLDMTPADPDLFARPDPKSLIQLPWKPEVGWLAADLWMNGKEVEQAPRNILRRLIADAARDGLQMKSGVECEFFLISPCGTKPADEADQQAKPCYDQSALMRRYEVITEICDSMLALGWKPYQNDHEDANGQFEMNWNYDDALITADRHAFFKYMTRSIAEKHGFRATFMPKPFANLTGSGCHAHVSLWQDGKNVFADKGDELGMSQAGYSFIGGLIHSAEALAAITNPTVNSYKRINAPRTLSGATWSPSSVTYTGNNRTHMIRIPDGGRLEFRLADGAANPYLLQAAILAAGLDGIRNKRDPGKRLDINMYTDGHLAGDVKKLPLNMLDAIRALGKSEVLASAFGSFVPAYLKLKTDEWNDYSKHLTEWERANTLDC; this is encoded by the coding sequence ATGACGGATCTCGAGGCGGCCGCCAAGGAGCGCGGCATCAAGTACTTTCTGATCTCCTACACCGACCTGTTCGGTGTGCAGCGCGCCAAGCTCGTGCCGGCGAGCGCGATCAAGGCGATGGTCGAGGACGGGGCGGGGTTCGCCGGCTTCGCGACCTGGCTCGACATGACGCCGGCCGATCCCGACCTCTTCGCGCGGCCCGATCCCAAAAGCCTGATCCAGCTGCCGTGGAAGCCGGAGGTCGGCTGGCTCGCCGCCGACCTTTGGATGAACGGTAAGGAGGTCGAGCAGGCGCCGCGCAACATCCTGCGCCGCCTCATCGCGGATGCCGCCAGGGACGGCCTCCAGATGAAGAGCGGCGTCGAGTGCGAGTTCTTCCTGATCAGCCCGTGCGGCACGAAGCCCGCGGACGAGGCGGACCAGCAGGCCAAGCCCTGCTACGACCAGTCGGCGCTGATGCGCCGCTACGAGGTCATCACCGAGATCTGCGATTCGATGCTGGCGCTTGGTTGGAAGCCCTACCAGAACGACCACGAGGACGCGAACGGCCAGTTCGAGATGAACTGGAACTACGACGACGCGCTCATCACCGCCGACCGCCACGCCTTCTTCAAGTACATGACCCGCTCGATCGCCGAGAAGCACGGCTTCCGCGCGACCTTCATGCCGAAGCCCTTCGCGAACCTCACCGGCTCCGGCTGCCACGCCCACGTCTCGCTGTGGCAGGACGGCAAGAACGTCTTCGCCGACAAGGGCGATGAGCTCGGCATGTCGCAGGCCGGCTACAGCTTCATCGGCGGCCTGATCCACTCCGCCGAGGCGTTGGCTGCCATCACCAACCCGACGGTGAACTCCTACAAGCGGATCAATGCGCCACGCACGCTCTCCGGCGCGACCTGGTCGCCGAGCTCGGTGACCTACACCGGCAACAACCGCACCCACATGATCCGCATCCCGGATGGCGGCCGCCTTGAGTTTCGCCTCGCCGACGGCGCCGCCAACCCGTACCTCCTGCAGGCCGCGATCCTCGCCGCCGGCCTCGACGGCATCCGCAACAAGCGCGACCCGGGCAAGCGCCTCGACATCAACATGTACACCGACGGCCATCTCGCCGGCGACGTGAAGAAGCTGCCGCTCAACATGCTCGACGCCATCCGCGCCCTCGGCAAGTCCGAGGTGCTGGCGAGCGCCTTCGGCAGCTTCGTCCCGGCCTACCTGAAGCTGAAGACCGACGAGTGGAACGACTACTCGAAGCACCTGACCGAGTGGGAGCGCGCCAACACGCTCGACTGCTGA
- the mgsC gene encoding putative N-methyl glutamate synthase subunit C (ID:RHAL1_02576;~source:Prodigal:2.6), producing the protein MNEHSRVVRTLPRYSSTFDQATMSEIRRAAATGIYDIRGAGAKRKLPHFDDLLFLGASISRYPLEGYREKCGTNVVLGTRHAKTPIELKTPVTIAGMSFGALSGNAKEALGRGATIAGTSTTTGDGGMTQEERGHSKTLVYQYLPSRYGMNPDDLRKADAIEIVVGQGAKPGGGGMLLGQKITERVAGMRCLPPGIDQRSACRHPDWTGPDDLEIKIEELREITDWEKPIYVKVGASRPYYDTALAVKSGADVVVIDGMQGGTAATQDVFIENVGIPTLAAIRPAVKALQDLGLHRKVQLIISGGIRSGADVAKALALGADAVAIGTAALIALGDNDPSLEAEYEKLGTTAGAYDDWHEGRDPAGITTQDPELAARLDPVLGGRRLANYLAVMTLEAQTIARACGKSHLHNLEPEDLVALTIEAAAMAGVPIAGTSWIPGQAGF; encoded by the coding sequence ATGAACGAGCACTCGCGCGTCGTGCGCACGCTGCCGCGTTACTCTTCGACCTTCGACCAGGCGACGATGTCGGAGATCCGCCGCGCGGCGGCGACCGGCATCTACGACATCCGCGGCGCCGGCGCGAAGCGCAAGCTGCCGCATTTCGACGACCTGCTGTTCCTCGGCGCCTCGATCTCGCGCTACCCCCTCGAGGGCTATCGCGAGAAGTGCGGCACCAACGTCGTGCTCGGCACCCGCCATGCCAAGACGCCGATCGAGCTGAAGACGCCGGTGACGATCGCCGGCATGAGCTTCGGCGCGCTCTCCGGCAACGCCAAGGAGGCGCTGGGCCGCGGCGCGACCATTGCCGGCACGTCGACGACGACGGGCGACGGCGGCATGACGCAGGAGGAGCGCGGCCACTCGAAGACGCTCGTCTACCAGTACCTGCCGTCGCGCTACGGCATGAACCCCGACGACCTGCGCAAGGCCGACGCGATCGAGATCGTCGTCGGCCAGGGCGCCAAGCCCGGCGGCGGCGGCATGCTGCTCGGCCAGAAGATCACCGAGCGCGTCGCCGGCATGCGCTGCCTGCCGCCCGGCATCGACCAGCGCTCGGCCTGCCGCCATCCCGACTGGACCGGCCCGGACGACCTCGAGATCAAGATCGAGGAGCTGCGCGAGATCACCGACTGGGAGAAGCCGATCTACGTGAAGGTCGGCGCGAGCCGCCCCTACTACGACACCGCGCTGGCGGTGAAGTCCGGCGCCGACGTCGTCGTCATCGACGGCATGCAGGGCGGCACGGCGGCGACGCAGGACGTGTTCATCGAGAACGTCGGCATCCCGACGCTTGCCGCCATCAGGCCCGCGGTGAAGGCGCTTCAGGACCTCGGGCTGCACCGCAAGGTGCAGCTGATCATCTCCGGCGGCATCCGCTCCGGCGCCGACGTCGCCAAGGCGCTGGCGCTCGGCGCCGACGCGGTGGCGATCGGCACGGCCGCGCTGATCGCGCTCGGCGACAACGACCCCTCGCTCGAGGCCGAGTACGAGAAGCTCGGCACGACCGCCGGCGCCTACGACGACTGGCACGAGGGACGCGATCCCGCCGGCATCACCACGCAGGACCCCGAGCTCGCGGCGCGGCTCGACCCTGTGCTGGGCGGTCGTCGGCTCGCAAACTACCTCGCCGTGATGACGCTCGAGGCGCAGACCATCGCCCGCGCCTGCGGCAAGTCGCACCTCCACAATCTCGAGCCGGAGGATCTCGTGGCGCTCACGATCGAGGCGGCGGCCATGGCCGGCGTGCCGATTGCAGGCACGAGCTGGATCCCCGGGCAGGCAGGGTTCTGA
- the mgsB gene encoding putative N-methyl glutamate synthase subunit B (ID:RHAL1_02577;~source:Prodigal:2.6) yields MPSVDLHQTSVRELNQALHGLRPDTNETHWLVARPEGRHAIAAGLDMPISVEIDGNVGYYCAGMNKQAHVTIRGNAGVGVAENMISGTVHVQGDVSQSAGATAHGGLLIVDGNAGARCGISMKGIDIIVKGSIGHMSAFMAQAGTLTVLGDAGEALGDSLYEAKLFVRGSVKSLGADCVEKEMRDEHRELLHEKLKAAGLNGEIDISEFRRYGSARKLYHFHVDNAGAY; encoded by the coding sequence ATGCCGAGCGTCGACCTTCACCAGACCTCGGTCCGCGAGCTGAACCAGGCGCTGCACGGCCTGCGGCCCGACACCAACGAGACACACTGGCTCGTCGCGCGTCCCGAGGGGCGCCACGCGATCGCCGCAGGGCTCGACATGCCGATCAGCGTCGAGATCGACGGCAACGTCGGCTACTATTGTGCCGGCATGAACAAGCAGGCGCATGTCACGATCCGCGGCAACGCCGGCGTCGGCGTCGCGGAGAACATGATCTCCGGCACGGTGCACGTGCAGGGCGACGTGAGCCAGTCGGCCGGCGCCACCGCGCACGGCGGCCTGCTCATCGTCGACGGCAATGCCGGGGCGCGCTGCGGCATCTCGATGAAGGGCATCGACATCATCGTGAAGGGCTCGATCGGCCACATGTCGGCCTTCATGGCGCAGGCGGGCACGCTCACCGTGCTCGGCGACGCCGGCGAGGCGCTGGGCGATTCGCTCTACGAGGCGAAGCTCTTCGTGCGCGGCTCGGTGAAGAGCCTCGGCGCCGACTGCGTCGAGAAGGAGATGCGCGACGAGCATCGCGAGCTCCTGCACGAAAAGCTCAAGGCCGCCGGCCTCAACGGCGAGATCGATATATCCGAGTTCCGCCGCTACGGCTCGGCGCGCAAACTCTATCATTTCCACGTCGACAACGCCGGGGCCTACTGA
- the glxB gene encoding Glutamine amidotransferase-like protein GlxB (ID:RHAL1_02578;~source:Prodigal:2.6), which translates to MCGIVGLFLKTRRYEDRLGELTAAMLATMSERGPDSAGFAVYGAEAEGVKLTLRGPSAADVAKAVAGLEETYHRKLNATARDTHSVILVPQEREAEVRAWLQANHPDIDIVSAGRRIEMYKEVGLPKDVAERFGLAAMKGTHAIGHTRMATESRVTTNGAHPFTTGADQCLVHNGSLSNHNGLRRELQRDGLQFKTENDTEVAAGYLSWRMAKGDSLKGALEQSLDDLDGFFTFVVGTENGFAVVRDPIACKPAVMAETEDYVAFGSEYRALVPLPGIEDAHVFEPEPARVYSWERH; encoded by the coding sequence ATGTGCGGCATCGTCGGCTTGTTCCTCAAAACCAGGAGGTACGAAGATCGGCTCGGCGAGCTCACCGCCGCCATGCTCGCCACCATGTCGGAGCGTGGGCCCGACAGCGCCGGCTTCGCCGTCTACGGCGCCGAGGCGGAGGGCGTGAAGCTCACGCTCCGCGGCCCCAGCGCCGCCGACGTCGCCAAGGCCGTGGCAGGTCTCGAGGAGACCTATCACCGCAAGCTCAACGCGACGGCGCGCGATACGCACAGCGTCATCCTCGTCCCGCAGGAGCGCGAGGCCGAGGTCCGCGCCTGGCTCCAGGCCAACCATCCCGACATCGACATCGTGAGCGCCGGCCGGCGGATCGAGATGTACAAGGAGGTCGGGCTGCCGAAGGATGTCGCCGAGCGCTTCGGCCTCGCGGCGATGAAGGGCACCCATGCGATCGGCCATACCCGCATGGCGACGGAGAGCCGCGTGACCACGAACGGCGCGCATCCCTTCACGACGGGCGCCGACCAGTGCCTCGTCCACAATGGTTCGCTCTCGAACCATAACGGCCTGCGCCGCGAGCTGCAGCGCGACGGCCTGCAGTTCAAGACGGAGAACGACACCGAGGTCGCGGCCGGCTATCTCAGCTGGCGCATGGCCAAGGGCGACAGCCTGAAGGGCGCGCTCGAGCAGAGCCTCGACGATCTCGACGGCTTCTTCACCTTCGTCGTCGGCACCGAGAACGGCTTCGCCGTCGTCCGCGACCCGATCGCCTGCAAGCCGGCCGTCATGGCCGAGACCGAGGACTACGTCGCGTTCGGCTCCGAGTACCGCGCGCTCGTGCCGCTGCCGGGCATCGAGGACGCACATGTCTTCGAGCCGGAGCCGGCCCGCGTCTATTCCTGGGAGCGCCATTGA
- a CDS encoding hypothetical protein (ID:RHAL1_02579;~conserved protein of unknown function;~source:Prodigal:2.6), translated as MTKPDDPRIGRMYASDCFWALIALVTLWCTIAFVFLEVCRVCQDQGIRIALAGGAGGLLILNTASIVALVRHYTRDKYHLYGLDLFYLDAMRLAKKEGKL; from the coding sequence ATGACCAAGCCGGACGATCCCCGGATTGGGCGGATGTACGCCAGCGACTGCTTCTGGGCGCTCATCGCTCTCGTCACCTTATGGTGCACGATCGCCTTCGTCTTCCTCGAGGTCTGCCGCGTCTGCCAGGATCAGGGGATCCGCATCGCGCTCGCCGGCGGCGCCGGCGGCCTCCTGATCCTCAACACGGCCTCGATCGTCGCGCTCGTCCGCCACTACACCCGCGACAAGTATCACCTCTACGGGCTCGACCTCTTCTACCTCGACGCGATGCGTCTCGCGAAGAAGGAGGGCAAGCTGTGA
- a CDS encoding hypothetical protein (ID:RHAL1_02580;~conserved protein of unknown function;~source:Prodigal:2.6) — protein sequence MTSSRKPRYEPPQQSIAGQIADSMLILILVVASLFAPVYFKLAADKHVSLTFPGKDWAAMGQNAVAQQQWAKLGLTPDTAHDMIASRFDYTFSWSMFAITAAVIIAYFVFVIIVSDKEYRDVIGERFDSGS from the coding sequence GTGACGTCCTCCCGCAAGCCGAGATACGAGCCGCCGCAGCAGAGCATCGCGGGGCAGATCGCCGATTCGATGCTCATCCTGATCCTCGTGGTCGCGAGCCTGTTCGCGCCCGTCTACTTCAAGCTCGCCGCCGACAAGCACGTCAGCCTCACCTTCCCCGGCAAGGACTGGGCCGCGATGGGCCAGAACGCCGTCGCGCAGCAGCAGTGGGCGAAGCTCGGGCTGACGCCCGATACCGCCCACGACATGATCGCCTCGCGCTTCGACTACACGTTCAGCTGGTCGATGTTCGCGATCACCGCGGCGGTCATCATCGCCTACTTCGTCTTCGTCATCATCGTCTCGGACAAGGAATACCGCGACGTGATCGGCGAGCGCTTCGACTCGGGCTCGTGA
- a CDS encoding hypothetical protein (ID:RHAL1_02581;~conserved protein of unknown function;~source:Prodigal:2.6): MSSVFRSLELASWLASVVLGLWLLYDLYRTNTRYGEDVLMSSREGEIEDEMVIEEPAALGGTP, from the coding sequence ATGTCTAGTGTGTTCAGATCCCTCGAGCTCGCCTCCTGGCTGGCCTCCGTCGTGCTCGGCCTGTGGCTGCTCTACGACCTCTACCGCACCAACACGCGCTACGGCGAGGACGTGCTGATGTCCTCGCGCGAAGGCGAGATCGAGGACGAGATGGTGATCGAAGAGCCGGCAGCGCTGGGGGGCACGCCATGA